The proteins below are encoded in one region of Serratia symbiotica:
- a CDS encoding Maf family protein — MIALYLASGSPRRHELLTLLGVPFDILLTHTTEQRQEGEAAAAYVCRLAQDKAKAGVMLAPQDLPVLGADTLVVLNGWVLEKPQDETHAAKMLAALSGKQHQVMTAVAIADRHKVLCQRVVTDVTFRNLSPRDIRDYIATGEPMDKAGAYGIQGKGGCFVRTITGSYHAVMGLPLVETHELLSNFVALGDVRAN; from the coding sequence ATGATTGCGCTTTATTTGGCTTCCGGCTCTCCACGCCGACACGAATTACTGACGCTGCTGGGTGTGCCGTTTGACATTTTGCTGACGCATACTACAGAGCAGCGTCAGGAAGGTGAAGCCGCCGCCGCCTACGTGTGTCGCCTGGCGCAGGATAAGGCCAAAGCGGGCGTGATGCTGGCACCGCAGGATCTTCCGGTGCTGGGGGCGGATACCCTAGTGGTGCTCAACGGGTGGGTACTAGAGAAACCGCAGGATGAAACGCATGCCGCGAAAATGCTGGCGGCGCTGTCGGGTAAACAGCATCAGGTAATGACGGCGGTGGCTATCGCCGATCGCCATAAAGTGCTGTGCCAACGGGTGGTGACCGACGTAACATTCCGCAATCTGTCGCCGCGAGACATACGCGACTATATTGCAACAGGTGAGCCTATGGATAAAGCGGGAGCCTACGGAATTCAAGGAAAAGGCGGTTGTTTCGTCAGAACGATAACCGGGAGTTATCACGCTGTGATGGGTCTGCCGCTGGTTGAAACCCATGAGCTACTCAGTAATTTTGTCGCATTAGGTGATGTGAGAGCCAATTGA